CTTCACCTGGAAGGCGGTGGTGCTGGCTCTGGCGGTCATGTCGTTGCCGTTGTTTGTGCGGGCGGCCCGCTCGGCCATCGAGGAGGTCAATCCCCTCTTTGAACAACTGGCCCGCACCCTCGGGGCCGGCGAATGGCGCGTGTTTTTCACCATCACCCTACCGCTGGCCCGGCGCGGGGTGCTGGCGGGCACGTTGCTGGCGTTTGCCCGCGCGCTGGGTGAATTCGGCGCCACCATCATGGTGGCCGGGAACATCCCCGGCCAGACCACCACCCTCTCGGTGGCGATTTACCAGCACGTCCAGCTTGGTGAAGATGGTCATGCCTGGACGCTCGCCGCCGTGGCGGCGGGGTTGGCGTTTATCGCGGTTTGGGCGAGCGAGCGGTTGCTGCGCCGCCGGGAAGGAACCCCTTGAACACCGGGTTGCACGCCGCCTTTTCGAGGCGCTTTGCCGCTGGCTCAACCATCCAGGTGGAGACGTTGCAGGTCGCGCCGCAGACGGGCGTCACCGTGCTCTTTGGGGCGTCCGGTTCCGGCAAGACCACCGTTCTGCGCTGCCTCGCCGGTCTGGAGCGGCCCGACGCGGGCA
Above is a genomic segment from Verrucomicrobiota bacterium containing:
- the modB gene encoding molybdate ABC transporter permease subunit, with the protein product MAVVSTLWVLPFGLALAWALARRQWRGKALVETLVSLPLVMPPVVTGLVLLKLFGRRGPVGHWLQDWFGMEVVFTWKAVVLALAVMSLPLFVRAARSAIEEVNPLFEQLARTLGAGEWRVFFTITLPLARRGVLAGTLLAFARALGEFGATIMVAGNIPGQTTTLSVAIYQHVQLGEDGHAWTLAAVAAGLAFIAVWASERLLRRREGTP